From Phragmites australis chromosome 5, lpPhrAust1.1, whole genome shotgun sequence, a single genomic window includes:
- the LOC133919253 gene encoding protein FAR1-RELATED SEQUENCE 6-like isoform X2: MSHVEPAPVLEELRREAPIADVAPHVDGKGSELPANGTLLKTVEVPQDLKGTAKDVPLHKGKEVILVDDNDSGQEDDGKAKADENMPRVGLRFKTYDDALKYYKQYAEDSGFSAIILKSSYLKSGVCRRLVLGCSRAGRGRANACYLSRESTKINCPARISLKLRQDRWLHIDDTKLEHNHPLNQSSVSLLNCYKKLTDAKNREPASQLKGRRNVPVEKEQGNFTEIGRLKFGEGDEEYIQKFFGSMQNKNPYFFYLVDLDKQGRLRNLFWSDARSRAAHELFGGDVVYFDTSYLTEKYDLPLVFFTGMNNHGQPVLFATGLLSDLSADSYVWLFRAFLACMKHRKLEAIITEHYNAILDAVGEVFPQVRHRLCLYRIMKDVAENLKEHAEFKTIKKALKKVIYGSLKTPEFEADWKKIIEEHGLGENECLSSLYEHRHLWAPVYLKDRFWAGMSISQRGESISSYYDGFVYPKTSLKQFFRKYEMILENKYKKELQADEESSHRTPLTVTKFCMEEQLAKAYTINMFRKFQDELKATMYCDGMPTKVDGPFVTFEVKECSYMEDGKDTESRTYEVYFCKEDSIVECECGFVQFTGILCRHALSVLKLQEMFEIPSTYVLDRWKRDYKKLHVKANRHNEMPLGGIIERSDYLFTRCHQLLNLGFTSESRYLVALKLLREVERSLLDDGLPARDRQPPLLSFEADAPENGQGLFNPQFSEGVKNSQSANAKRRGRPPKKVTESNADTVTQPNKEQDFLRSSFVTDDTNMIQGTPSASHLEGPHMGVQGGIDLMEEIPNLSFGNHFGMDINHQHQVPSHQRMQPNNFMQADPHGFGNQWVYQHPMLQDNPVLRTPTRRAG; this comes from the exons ATGTCCCACGTTGAGCCTGCCCCCGTGTTAGAGGAGTTGCGGAGGGAGGCGCCAATCGCGGATGTGGCGCCTCATGTGGATGGGAAGGGCTCAGAACTTCCTGCCAATGGCACATTGCTGAAAACTGTTGAAGTGCCCCAG GATTTGAAAGGGACTGCGAAGGACGTGCCGCTGCACAAGGGCAAGGAGGTGATCCTTGTGGATGATAATGATAGCGGGCAGGAAGATGATGGGAAAGCTAAGGCGGATGAGAACATGCCCCGCGTCGGGCTGAGATTCAAAACTTATGATGATGCGTTAAAGTACTACAAGCAATATGCTGAGGATTCTGGGTTTTCGGCGATCATTTTGAAGTCATCGTATTTAAAGTCAGGGGTGTGCCGAAGGTTGGTGCTTGGATGTAGTCGAgctgggagagggagagcaaaTGCGTGCTATCTGTCTAGAGAGTCAACCAAGATAAACTGCCCAGCGAGGATTTCATTGAAGTTAAGGCAAGATAGATGGCTTCATATTGATGACACTAAGCTCGAGCACAATCATCCACTCAACCAATCCTCCGTGTCACTCCTGAATTGTTACAAGAAGTTGACAGATGCCAAGAACAGGGAACCAGCTTCACAATTGAAGGGTCGCAGAAATGTTCCAGTTGAAAAAGAGCAAGGGAACTTTACTGAGATAGGAAGGCTTAAATTCGGGGAAGGCGATGAGGAGTATATCCAGAAGTTTTTTGGGAGCATGCAGAACAAGAACCCTTACTTCTTCTACCTAGTGGATTTAGACAAACAAGGGCGTCTGAGGAACTTGTTCTGGAGCGATGCCAGGTCACGGGCGGCGCATGAATTATTTGGCGGTGATGTTGTTTACTTCGACACCTCATACTTGACTGAAAAATATGATTTGCCACTTGTTTTCTTCACCGGGATGAATAATCATGGTCAACCTGTTTTGTTTGCTACTGGTTTACTTTCAGATCTAAGTGCTGACAGCTATGTTTGGTTATTTAGAGCATTTTTGGCATGTATGAAGCATCGCAAACTTGAGGCAATCATCACTGAGCATTACAATGCTATCCTAGATGCAGTTGGAGAAGTTTTCCCTCAAGTTAGACATCGCCTTTGCCTGTATCGTATTATGAAAGATGTAGCAGAGAACTTGAAAGAACATGCAGAGTTTAAAACAATCAAGAAAGCATTGAAGAAAGTAATATATGGGTCTTTGAAGACCCCAGAGTTCGAAGCTGACTGGAAGAAGATCATCGAGGAACATGGACTTGGAGAAAATGAGTGCCTTAGTTCTTTGTATGAGCATCGCCATCTCTGGGCTCCTGTCTATCTCAAAGACAGATTCTGGGCAGGGATGTCAATTTCACAGCGTGGGGAGTCTATTTCTTCATATTATGATGGGTTTGTGTACCCAAAAACTTCTTTGAAGCAATTTTTCAGGAAATATGAGATGATATTAGAGAACAAATACAAAAAGGAGTTGCAAGCAGATGAAGAATCCTCTCATAGGACTCCATTGACTGTAACAAAGTTCTGCATGGAAGAGCAGCTGGCCAAAGCCTACACAATAAACATGTTCAGAAAATTTCAGGATGAGTTGAAAGCAACAATGTATTGCGATGGTATGCCAACTAAAGTTGATGGCCCATTTGTTACTTTTGAAGTGAAAGAATGCTCATACATGGAAGATGGAAAGGACACAGAGAGCAGGACCTATGAAGTTTATTTTTGTAAAGAAGACTCCATTGTTGAGTGTGAATGTGGTTTTGTTCAGTTCACTGGCATCCTATGTAGACATGCACTGTCTGTGTTGAAGTTGCAGGAGATGTTCGAGATCCCATCAACATATGTTCTTGATCGCTGGAAAAGGGACTATAAGAAATTGCATGTTAAGGCAAATAGACATAATGAAATGCCCCTTGGTGGCATAATTGAGCGCTCCGATTATTTGTTCACACGATGTCATCAGCTGCTCAATCTAGGGTTTACATCTGAGAGTAGGTACCTTGTTGCTCTGAAGTTACTGAGAGAAGTGGAAAGGTCTCTTCTGGATGATGGACTACCTGCTAGAGACAGGCAGCCGCCACTTCTTTCATTTGAGGCTGATGCGCCAGAAAATGGTCAAGGCCTTTTTAATCCTCAGTTTTCAGAGGGTGTAAAGAATTCTCAGTCAGCCAATGCAAAGCGTCGCGGTCGGCCACCTAAGAAAGTGACTGAATCTAATGCTGATACCGTTACACAACCAAATAAAGAACAG GATTTCCTACGGTCATCATTTGTCACAGATGATACTAATATGATCCAAGGGACGCCCTCTGCCTCCCATCTTGAAGGTCCTCACATGGGAGTGCAAGGAGGCATTgatttgatg GAAGAAATACCAAATCTGTCATTTGGTAATCATTTTGGAATGGATATTAATCACCAACATCAAGTACCCAGCCACCAAAGGATGCAGCCGAACAATTTCATGCAG GCAGATCCCCATGGATTTGGGAATCAGTGGGTTTACCAGCACCCAATGTTGCAG GATAATCCAGTGTTAAGAACTCCTACGCGAAGAGCAGGGTAG
- the LOC133919253 gene encoding protein FAR1-RELATED SEQUENCE 6-like isoform X1: MSHVEPAPVLEELRREAPIADVAPHVDGKGSELPANGTLLKTVEVPQDLKGTAKDVPLHKGKEVILVDDNDSGQEDDGKAKADENMPRVGLRFKTYDDALKYYKQYAEDSGFSAIILKSSYLKSGVCRRLVLGCSRAGRGRANACYLSRESTKINCPARISLKLRQDRWLHIDDTKLEHNHPLNQSSVSLLNCYKKLTDAKNREPASQLKGRRNVPVEKEQGNFTEIGRLKFGEGDEEYIQKFFGSMQNKNPYFFYLVDLDKQGRLRNLFWSDARSRAAHELFGGDVVYFDTSYLTEKYDLPLVFFTGMNNHGQPVLFATGLLSDLSADSYVWLFRAFLACMKHRKLEAIITEHYNAILDAVGEVFPQVRHRLCLYRIMKDVAENLKEHAEFKTIKKALKKVIYGSLKTPEFEADWKKIIEEHGLGENECLSSLYEHRHLWAPVYLKDRFWAGMSISQRGESISSYYDGFVYPKTSLKQFFRKYEMILENKYKKELQADEESSHRTPLTVTKFCMEEQLAKAYTINMFRKFQDELKATMYCDGMPTKVDGPFVTFEVKECSYMEDGKDTESRTYEVYFCKEDSIVECECGFVQFTGILCRHALSVLKLQEMFEIPSTYVLDRWKRDYKKLHVKANRHNEMPLGGIIERSDYLFTRCHQLLNLGFTSESRYLVALKLLREVERSLLDDGLPARDRQPPLLSFEADAPENGQGLFNPQFSEGVKNSQSANAKRRGRPPKKVTESNADTVTQPNKEQDFLRSSFVTDDTNMIQGTPSASHLEGPHMGVQGGIDLMEEIPNLSFGNHFGMDINHQHQVPSHQRMQPNNFMQVQADPHGFGNQWVYQHPMLQDNPVLRTPTRRAG, from the exons ATGTCCCACGTTGAGCCTGCCCCCGTGTTAGAGGAGTTGCGGAGGGAGGCGCCAATCGCGGATGTGGCGCCTCATGTGGATGGGAAGGGCTCAGAACTTCCTGCCAATGGCACATTGCTGAAAACTGTTGAAGTGCCCCAG GATTTGAAAGGGACTGCGAAGGACGTGCCGCTGCACAAGGGCAAGGAGGTGATCCTTGTGGATGATAATGATAGCGGGCAGGAAGATGATGGGAAAGCTAAGGCGGATGAGAACATGCCCCGCGTCGGGCTGAGATTCAAAACTTATGATGATGCGTTAAAGTACTACAAGCAATATGCTGAGGATTCTGGGTTTTCGGCGATCATTTTGAAGTCATCGTATTTAAAGTCAGGGGTGTGCCGAAGGTTGGTGCTTGGATGTAGTCGAgctgggagagggagagcaaaTGCGTGCTATCTGTCTAGAGAGTCAACCAAGATAAACTGCCCAGCGAGGATTTCATTGAAGTTAAGGCAAGATAGATGGCTTCATATTGATGACACTAAGCTCGAGCACAATCATCCACTCAACCAATCCTCCGTGTCACTCCTGAATTGTTACAAGAAGTTGACAGATGCCAAGAACAGGGAACCAGCTTCACAATTGAAGGGTCGCAGAAATGTTCCAGTTGAAAAAGAGCAAGGGAACTTTACTGAGATAGGAAGGCTTAAATTCGGGGAAGGCGATGAGGAGTATATCCAGAAGTTTTTTGGGAGCATGCAGAACAAGAACCCTTACTTCTTCTACCTAGTGGATTTAGACAAACAAGGGCGTCTGAGGAACTTGTTCTGGAGCGATGCCAGGTCACGGGCGGCGCATGAATTATTTGGCGGTGATGTTGTTTACTTCGACACCTCATACTTGACTGAAAAATATGATTTGCCACTTGTTTTCTTCACCGGGATGAATAATCATGGTCAACCTGTTTTGTTTGCTACTGGTTTACTTTCAGATCTAAGTGCTGACAGCTATGTTTGGTTATTTAGAGCATTTTTGGCATGTATGAAGCATCGCAAACTTGAGGCAATCATCACTGAGCATTACAATGCTATCCTAGATGCAGTTGGAGAAGTTTTCCCTCAAGTTAGACATCGCCTTTGCCTGTATCGTATTATGAAAGATGTAGCAGAGAACTTGAAAGAACATGCAGAGTTTAAAACAATCAAGAAAGCATTGAAGAAAGTAATATATGGGTCTTTGAAGACCCCAGAGTTCGAAGCTGACTGGAAGAAGATCATCGAGGAACATGGACTTGGAGAAAATGAGTGCCTTAGTTCTTTGTATGAGCATCGCCATCTCTGGGCTCCTGTCTATCTCAAAGACAGATTCTGGGCAGGGATGTCAATTTCACAGCGTGGGGAGTCTATTTCTTCATATTATGATGGGTTTGTGTACCCAAAAACTTCTTTGAAGCAATTTTTCAGGAAATATGAGATGATATTAGAGAACAAATACAAAAAGGAGTTGCAAGCAGATGAAGAATCCTCTCATAGGACTCCATTGACTGTAACAAAGTTCTGCATGGAAGAGCAGCTGGCCAAAGCCTACACAATAAACATGTTCAGAAAATTTCAGGATGAGTTGAAAGCAACAATGTATTGCGATGGTATGCCAACTAAAGTTGATGGCCCATTTGTTACTTTTGAAGTGAAAGAATGCTCATACATGGAAGATGGAAAGGACACAGAGAGCAGGACCTATGAAGTTTATTTTTGTAAAGAAGACTCCATTGTTGAGTGTGAATGTGGTTTTGTTCAGTTCACTGGCATCCTATGTAGACATGCACTGTCTGTGTTGAAGTTGCAGGAGATGTTCGAGATCCCATCAACATATGTTCTTGATCGCTGGAAAAGGGACTATAAGAAATTGCATGTTAAGGCAAATAGACATAATGAAATGCCCCTTGGTGGCATAATTGAGCGCTCCGATTATTTGTTCACACGATGTCATCAGCTGCTCAATCTAGGGTTTACATCTGAGAGTAGGTACCTTGTTGCTCTGAAGTTACTGAGAGAAGTGGAAAGGTCTCTTCTGGATGATGGACTACCTGCTAGAGACAGGCAGCCGCCACTTCTTTCATTTGAGGCTGATGCGCCAGAAAATGGTCAAGGCCTTTTTAATCCTCAGTTTTCAGAGGGTGTAAAGAATTCTCAGTCAGCCAATGCAAAGCGTCGCGGTCGGCCACCTAAGAAAGTGACTGAATCTAATGCTGATACCGTTACACAACCAAATAAAGAACAG GATTTCCTACGGTCATCATTTGTCACAGATGATACTAATATGATCCAAGGGACGCCCTCTGCCTCCCATCTTGAAGGTCCTCACATGGGAGTGCAAGGAGGCATTgatttgatg GAAGAAATACCAAATCTGTCATTTGGTAATCATTTTGGAATGGATATTAATCACCAACATCAAGTACCCAGCCACCAAAGGATGCAGCCGAACAATTTCATGCAG GTGCAGGCAGATCCCCATGGATTTGGGAATCAGTGGGTTTACCAGCACCCAATGTTGCAG GATAATCCAGTGTTAAGAACTCCTACGCGAAGAGCAGGGTAG